ACAGATATAACAGATatactgctgatcagtacggcagaacatcttcatcacctcatcatgacgagagcagatgttctcctggagcttctctgacggctccaccagcttgtgtttcttgaaTGTAGAGGACTTAAAGTGAGGCTGAAGATGTTTCTCACAGAAAGAGGCTAAACAGACCAgacaggacttgacagctctcagtttcctcccagtgcagacatcacgggccacatcttcaggtccagcatagcagagatcagcaggagcagcttggagtccagtcttcttcagctcctccagtaAATCTGCTAACATTGTGTTTTTCACCAggacaggcctcggtgtgaagctctgactacactgagggcagctgtgggttttcttctcatcctctgtgtcccagtagCTTTGAATACAGttcatgcagtagctgtgtccacagggaatagtcaccggatccttcagtggATCCAAACAGATGGAACAGCAGAACTTTGCTCGGTCCAGCTGATTGTTTTGCTGCGCCATTTCACCTCCGAGTGTCAACGACTGTCTGAGATTCACTTTCTGATAACTGAAACtggtctgagctctgatctgaacaacatgtgtttctgcagtgaacggggctcgtcagctctctctcttcctggtTACACCCATTTTCAAAGTGCAGatctgaaggggagggaacaagaAAATagagtgacagagtggagctgctgtgtttgagagcaggaagaagagggagggctgatccAGCTGGGCTTCATTCCAGGAATGTTTGAGAGACACTCTGTGTTTAACACTCGTTCACAACAGAGATgatttctcttttaaaaactCTGATCACTTCAGTTTTTAGTAGGTGAACTCTTCTTAGAATTAGAGGGTTTGATGACGACTCTCCAGTTTTCACAATCAATGAAAACTTTTTTGGGGAGGTCGGAAGGGAGTCATGCTATGTGGGgttgaggtgaagtctgaacaaatgagtttTGAGTCTTTCATGGAAGATGGAGTGATTGAAGTGAAGTGATTCCACTGTTCTGACATTGGTCAGGAgtttgttccaccactgaggcgccaaaacagagaagagtcgcgGCTTCGCTGAGtgggctttgtttgctctcagcgatgcTGGTACCAGtcagccagctgatgtagtaGAGCGAAAGGCTCTCACTGGGGCGTGAGGTCTGACCATtgtttggaggtagatgggTGTAGTTCTGTtgacggccttgaaggccagcagcATTGACTTGAATTGACTTGAATTGGATGCAGGCCACAACAgtaagccagtggaggtcacggaggaggGGAGTCgcatgggagaatttgggtagattTTAAACGAGGCACGCTGCAGTGTTCTGGATACACTGCAACGGTTTAGTCGCAGAGGctgtgatgaagaggagttcagttttactaaGGTTGAGTTTCATTCGATGCGCGGTTGTTTAAGCAAAAATttctgcagacattcagagatgcgCATTACaaccagtgttggggctcgttactcaaaaaagtaatatattacaaaTTACagattactctcaaaaatagtaatgccttacattacatgattactccctgaagaaagtaattagttacattactcgttacattacTTGTTACATTCTTTCTACTTGCTCTATAAAATTTCCTGAGATGCACAAGATGGAAGTAGAACATACAAAGAAGGAGTGTTCTTTACGCTCTTTATTACCATTAAGCCAATAGGCCATTTCTTGAACAACCAACAATCAGATGATTCCACTGTGTtcaatgttttcaatgaaaacagaagctTATAAAGGTTTTACTGTCTGATGGTGGGCACCCACTCCGCGTTATGTGTATTTTGTTCAGTATGTTTCGAAAAGATGGCGATTCCAATGTGGAAACAGGCAACATTTCCTCCACAATATATGCGGCTACAAGCCAATCTATCTCCGCTTTTGTTGCTAATTTTTGCTCAAAGTCAAGCCTTGCCTGTTTTGTTGGTGTAGGACTTGGCAACATCTTCTCATCAGCATCACTCTCGGTCTGATCTTTAGCAGGCACTAACTTCATGCTAGTGTGGCAATACCAGTTGAACTGCGAGTGGCAGATCTAGAGAATCGATGTAACACCAACAATGCCACCTTAGGACTTGCACCTAAAGAGTAtactcctttaactttaatttctcTGAGGGTTTCCCAAAAATAACCCATACACAGGTTCGTACACAAATGAATACAGGCATGATGTTAAATAATTTAACAAACTTTATTACTctcaataaaacaatttaatttatCAAGTTATGTctctaaaacatttatatagttattttctttaatctctAACATATGTGATGTTTCACCTACACCAATACAGTGGTTCAGTTAGGAAAAGAAAGGGCAGACCACCACAGCTAGCTCTGGCAGAGGTCACTGCACTCAAATccaaaaaaacgaaacaaaaccatatatttatttacaaatcaaCTGCAAACTCAACACGGAAGAAGAGAAACCATACAAGAGGTATACATTTGGCAGGTCCTCCACTATAACTGCTGCAGTAACCCCTCCCACCCCTACTAATGTCTCACGATCTGATTGGGGCGGAGCACACTTGAACTCAACTACACTTTTTAAGAGAATGTCTATACGACGACAACAGAGCAACTGTTTCCTGTAGGCTAACTAGCAAGGCaaggcaaaaagaaagaaaagaggttaGAGGCAAGGCAGGGCACacaacagcagcctcacaccAGACAAGcttcaaaaagaaacaaagtcaaCTGTTAGTGACAACACCTAACCACACTAGCAGACACAATAGCATTTAGCTTATAGCTACATGTGTCCCGCACACTTCGGTGCTTGAAGCTGCTAGCAGCTACGGCGGCAGCAACAGCTAACCAGACagggacacacatacacaccatctCGGCCCAAAACGCCAACCTACAACAGAGGACCGTCAGCACAGCATCGTATTACATCTTCACATCACGAGAATGTGCTACATACCTGCAGAATGCACACGGCACATACACGCCTGGACACTACGGCGTGGCGGAGCTGCGAGCTGGCCGCATTCGCTTcggcagaggaaagagaaagactAAATGACCGGGGGGGGGGTGTATATGAACCGCCCCGCATTAGCGGGCGAGGACGCAGCTGCACTACAGGTGACGGTAAGGGGCGTGTCACACACCTGCCGCGATCGCCATACCTGTCGCAAAATGAACAGACTGAGGGACACCAGAGAACTGAAATGCATAGACAATATAAACCATCCGGTTACACTAGCATGTTGCCGCTACAGGTGCCTCAGGTTAGAGGATGTGTTGGCAGCGGTGGATAGCTGTTTCTGCCCCGGGCTCAGCTGTTAAAATTGATTAACCTAGCAATGTAACGAAAGCAACGAGATTGGcgaactgtaatgtgattactacattcagaacagtaatgccttacactactcgttactgaaaaaaagtaatgtaacAAACACTGGTCACAACatgggtgttggaggaggatgaggggaaaagagagggaCAGTTGGGTGTCCTCTGCATAGCCGTGGTAAAAGAATCCATGAAATGTGATTGCACAGCCTAGTGATCGAGTGTATATTGAAAATAGAAGCGGTCCTATTACTGAGCCTTGggggacaccagtttccagaaaacAAGGAGCCCTTCCATGTGACCTTAATCGTGCAATTTGTCAGttatgatgtgaaccaggttagagcagagtcagcaatgccaagttcagccagagtggagaggaagaaaagtcGAGGGGAATGAGGACTGACGAGTGGGATGAGGTTCCGGAGGCACCGAGCGAAGACGTCGCTGTGAGGAGGACCATCTCAATGGAGTGAGcagtcctgaagcctgactgattagAATCATTGAAGTTGCTTTCTGAAAGATATGAGGACAGTTGGTTGTACACTGCGTGTTCCAGTTTTTTCGAGAGGAATGAAAGGGTCTGTAGTTTCAGAAGTCAGCTGAGTCTAAGGTGAGTTTAAAGAGAAGTATTTAGGAGTGGCTAAAGTAAAGCCACTCCTAAAGACTTCACTGAGGAGCTTCccaactacctcagtgacttctgcttgggtgatgaatggatcaacctctgagtccccagcctctgctttctctatggaaggcgtgtcagtgggattgaggagatcctcgaagtattccttccaccacCCAACGATATCCCCAAtagaggtcaacagctccccacctccaccgtaaacagtgttggtggagagctgcttccccctcctgaggcgccggatggtttgccagaatttcctcGAGGctgaccggtagtcctcctccatgccctccccgaacttttcccagacatgaggtttttgcttccgcgaccgcccgtgctgccgcacgcttagcctgccggtacccgtcagctgcctcaggagtcccccgagcCAACCATGCttgataggactccttcttcagcttgacagcatcccttacttcggGTGTCCACCATGACAGGCACCGGAGatcttacggccacagctccgaacagccgcgtcaacaatggaagtggagaacatggtccattcggactcaatgtccccagcctccctcgggatctggtcaaagctctcccggaggtgggagttgaagacctccctgacagagggttccgccagacgttcccagcagaccctcacaatacgtttgggcctgctgagtctgtccagcttcctcccctgccagcggattaACTGTAAAGGTTAAACACAGCTTCTTAATAAATCTGCATTTTTATCTGTCTGATTAAGGAAGGTGTTTCTGGTACAAATCAGAATTATAtaaataagacagaaaaaaaatcctattcAAGGAGTTAAAAATCCTactcaacaaaacataaatgtcACCAACTGAAGCACAGAGTGAAAAGCTGTGATGCAGCCACGTGCTGTTGGGTTCAGAGCCGAAGAAGTGactcatttatttgtttaaatgcaTCTCAcattaaatcaaacacaaacttgGGAAATCCAAATACCGTAAATATAGAAAAGTGCATCAGAGTATAAAAATCAGCAGTATCATATGAACTTGACCTTTactgaggtaaaacattaaCTCAGCGAGGACAACCACATGGTCCTTTAGATGCCAATGTGTTCAACTGTCCCCTCTGCCTGGTGTCCTCTGGTTCAATACAGGCCTTGATCTCTTAAACAAACGTGGATGGAGCCATAATTCCTATTTTCATAAAGTCAAAGACAAAGGAGTTACATTTCCCTGCCAGTGATGTATTTATGTCCAGCATGAAGTTTCCATCCTGCAGGCAGACTTTAAGAGGATCTGCAGATTACACATGCACACTGTGAGAAAAGGCAACAATCAAAAACGAGGTATTTACAGTCAATTACAGGCAAAGTTGTTCATAAATCTTTAGTCTTTGTCAAATcatggttgttgttgttcagtcaAACCTAGATCTTCTTTGTCTTTCAAACTCTAACGACAATCATCAACTGTATCAATACCACTGACCATAGCACTACTATTAGTATCGATGAGTCTTTTCACGTTTACGGTCCTGAACCAGTTTCTCCTCCTTGATGGATGCGAACGCTGTTTTCAGCTCAACAGCTGTGACTATGACCTGAACTGTTTCTGCAAGATTGGAGGTAACCAGGAGCCAAGCACACAACTCTCCAACAGCAGACTTCAATACAGGATCATTTGGACTCTGAACTATCCATGATATATGATACATTTATACAGTTTCTCATCATCTTAATAACCTGCAGACAAAGTGAGCGGAGCTGCTTTAACCTCCACTACATCTCTGGTCAGCAGGATGACGGCGCCCTCTTGTGTCCTGCATCAGTCTTCACAGTTCACTTGTTAACCTGCTGTGATGTTAAATGCAGGAAGACATGTGGAAACTTCACTGAGCCTTTGGCAGCTtcaaacaacatcagtaaagacacatttaaatatatgtaacatcacactgtgtcactttgttcACAGGAGACACAGCCTGGAacactgatgctgcattcaggtcACACGGGAAAGATGGGAGAGAAGAGTTTCAATTTACAGATATTATTCACATCAGCTCTCAGCTTGTAAACAGTATTTAGGAATGTGACATTTGAGGGTTTTTAAGTTCTCTGACTTCTAGAATTATGATTCAACAACGTGGAAATACTTGTAACCAAATATGAAGAATAATTTATTCACTTGATGATTTTCTGACGGCTTCAGCTCTGAACATGAACTGTGAACTTTGTGGTGTTTCAGGAGGAAAACTGCCTTAGTTATACTCTCATATTAGTGTCACAtgttctccatcagctctgtgtgagacCCTGGAATGAAGACGACAAGAAAAGACTTTGTTCATGTTGGTTTATTCATGATgtaaagcttcagtttgttcacacgtcccatcagtaaagtctgttcaaTGACTCTTGTTCAGTGatttcacttcatccacacaatcagtttGTTTGAATCTCAGCTACGTACAAGAACATGATAAATGATCTTCCTCACATATTATTGAATTTGTGTGACGATCGGAACAAGGACAGCTTTTGTTctgccaaacaaataaatgtaaatgtgattctAGATGAATTTAAAACTGTACAGAGTGATGAGAACTAAATCTGTAGGATAAatgaagctctgctgctttctttctttagactcatgcagtggaagagaaacaacaacatgcaaacacatcagtacaaatattcaacacacaTTTAGAGCACAGAGAAGTTTATATCTTCatgcagacaaatgtcagtTCAGCTGAACAAAAGTCATCATGAGCAGTGAGAGCCTCCATGgttaaacagacacaggaaggagcgccacCTAAAGACACTcagacatttacacaacaacagatgacaagatgtcaaaggaccgcccacaatgtttgattgacaggcgAACCAACACAACGATCAgccacaaacatgaagacagaatAAGTTTAAGAGTTAAAACTCTGAATTTAACTCACTGTCCCTAAAATGACTTCTGTCTATTTGAGTTTACAGAACTCAGCAGTGGAGTCAGAATAAACATaaagtccagcatagagaggctgagtaaatgtggtctggactctgtggaggagagtcatggtttcagagacgctgtagaaggacagaatacctgctctgtgatccaggtacactccaactctggaggaccgaggacctgagacACGAGTGTGGACATCGTTGTGATAAAAGTTATAACTGTCATCGTCACAATGTAAAgaccaagatttgtcattttgtccaaATTCACTCActctccctgctctgctgatgttCTTGTATGCAACTGCTACATcaactcctcctctccactccacctcccagtaacaacgtccagtcagactctctctactcaggacctgaacACTcccagtgaatctgtctgggtgactagaataagactgttgttgTCTAATTCTGAttacttttctgttcccctcagataataacagctttgtgtgtgctgtgtttggatccagtgtgatttcacgtgaatatcttaagaatcCAGCTCTGGTCTCAGgctctggttgtgggtttgacagtaaaacatccacttgagtcactgtcagtgagatgttggtccatgtctctatcaggacgtcctgtagtttgtctctgagctctgacacagctgctgtcacatccttaAAGTAGTTGAGAGGACAGatattgatgctggatgagtgtgtagactcactgagtgctgacagtgaggggtagttgtgtagaaactggttgtgatcctctgtgtgtgagagcttcttcagctcagcgtctttcctcttcagctcagtgatctcctgctccagcttctcctgaagctctttgactcgattcacttcagtttcctgctgggatctgacctgctgcttcacatcagagcgtctttcctccatgagacggatcagctgggtgaagatcttctcactgtgctccactgctttatcagcagagccattgatggcctccacctcctgttgaagcagcttcacatcttcctctctgtcctggattctctgctggatgttgtgtcgactcccctccagctctctctgcctctcagtcctctctgctgcagctgacactgtgtcgtggcctttatgttcgtccacagagcagagataacagatacactgctgatcagtatggcagaacatcatcatcacctcattgtgacgagagcagatgttctcctggagcttctctgacggctccaccagcttgtgtttctttaatggaGGTACATCATAATGACGATGAAgatgtttctcacagtaagatgCAGGACAGGATAAACAGGActtgacagctctcagtttcctcccagtgcagacatcacaggccacatcttcaggtccagcatagcagtgatcagcaggagcagcttggaggccagtcttcttcagctcctccactaaatctgctaacatggtgtttttcaccaggacaggcctcggtgtgaagctctgcctacactgagggcagctgtgggttttcttctcatcctctgtgtcccagtagCTTTGAATACAGttcatgcagtagctgtgtccacagggaatagtcaccggatccttcagtagatccaaacagacggAACAGCAGAACTTTGCTCGGTCCAGCTGATTGTTTTGCTGCGCCATTTCACCTCTGAGTGTCAACGACTGTCTGAGattcacttcctgataactgaaactggtctgagctctgatctgaacaacATGTGTTTCTGCAGTGGACGGGGCTCGtcagctctctctcttcctggtTACACCCATTTTCAAAGTGCAGatctgaaggggagggaacaaggaaatagagtgacagagtggagctgctgtgtttgagagcaggaagaagagggagggctgatccAGCTGGGCTTCATTCCAGGacgagcagcagctctgtgactcTGGACTTTGTTCTGTCGTTTACAAGGAagcctcagttaaaacctgctccacaTTTGAGATCAAAGTCTTTAGTTGTAAATTATTTCTGGGATCCTCAGGCTTTGCTGACAGCTCCATAGTTCTCTAACTCTTCCTCCGATTCTGTCCAGTTTATTTTCCTGCTCATAAAAACAGTCGATCTTCAGCAGGGAGTTATCAAACCAGCCTGTCATAAAACATTCAAGCCACTGGAATATAATGTTCTCATGTTTATGATTAACATTTGACCTGTATTCATCCTGTCATTTAAACATGAACAAGTTCAGGAgtttctctgctgctgacatcGAGTGGCCTTTTGCTCAGAGCAAATGTTTACAGAACAAATTCCACttcaacaaagacagaaattagAGTTGGAATAAAAATGCATTGTATGTTCATATTCAGGAAGAGGGACACCAAATACTCTTAATAAAAAATGTAGCTGAGAAATAAATAAGTGACATTCAGGACAAAGAGTCAAAGTGATGAACTGTTCCAGCTGACGGACCGACAGTGTGGAGACACTAAATAATGTTtaagaatataaataaagtttatgttctctgttttcaaatgaaatctATGGAAGTGTTGAGGCTCCAACGTCATGAGAAATACACAAGACAGCTGctggtgtttgttgtttgtggcGATCAACCTCAGCGAAGGGCCCGGCGGCCGGCTTGGGGATGTTGGTGCCGTTTGTTACATTTCCCCATAAAACAGAACCTGAAGGACACGGGTCGCAGGTTGGGACACTAACAAAGCACTGAAGGGTCAAAGACAACTGGTCCCTCTGTGTCTgaaaggaggaggtggaaatAAAACACGCAGCCGCCCGCTGATTATATCAAAGTGACAGACGAACAAAAGGATTGGACCCAAAAACCAGAGGTGGAGTGAGAGTCACTGAACAGGGGGGAAACAAAATGTATGGAAACttgaacaaaagacaaaaatctcAAACAAACTCGACTCAGATTTTCtctcaaacagaaaacatatgGTTACATTGTAACCTtggttctctgagtgaagagactatctctccactccgttGTACAGGATATGACCCCCTCTGCTTGTCAGGGTACTTGGATATTTCTTTGAGACACACCAGCTTGCCCGGCCATGCCATAGCTATAAAGCACCTGCACCGGTGTGTAATCACTGATAGTTTGAGCGAAACGTGTCTCTGAGTGGCCTAAGGACTGGAGAAATAGTCTCTTCCCTCAGAGAACCAAGATTACAATGTCACTATACGTTCTCTATGGTCTCGAGACTGTCTCTCCACtccgttacatattccatatgtacggGGTAGATCTATAAGACACCCCGTGAGGAGACGGTGCAACCCACAATCCCATGTGCAACAAACAAactatttacaaatgtacactATATACAACTCCCCGGAGTAGGCCCTGCAAGGCGCTAAGGCCGGCCACGGGAGGGAAAGGGCTGCCGGGGAAGCCCGCAAGACGCAAGACTGACCCAAGGGGGACAGGCAAGTGCCCCGCAAGACGCAAAGGCCAGCCTGTTCATGGAGCAGCCGCTCAATAAGCCCGCAAGATGCAAGGCTGAGGGGGAGACAAAAATGCCTACCGTCGGGCCACGCCTAGCACACACTCCCCAAAGGAGGGGCTGGCGGCCACAGTCAACCGGTAGAACCTAGTAAAGGTTGACTGAGACGACCACATGGCGGCGGAGCATATGGAAGCGAGGGAACCCCCCCGCCACAAGGCCCATGAGGCAGCCACACCCCGAGTGGAATGTGCCCGGATGCCTGTTGGAATAGGCACGTCCGACAGCACATAAGCCTGTCGGATCGTGTCCATAACCCAGTGCGACAGCCTGGATTTTGACAGAGGCCTGCCCAAACGCCCATGGTCGTAACACACAAAAAGCTGGTTGGACTTCCGGACCGCCTGAGTACGCCGAATGTACGCCGTCAAGGCCCTGACCGGGCATAGTGCGGACTGGCTCTGCTCAACCTCCTCGTCAGCACTAGGCGAGGAGAGAGACTGGAGCTCGACTGACTGAGCCAGGTGGAACTCAGTCAGGACCTTAGGCAGGAAGGCAGGGTTGGGGCGGAGAACCACACTTGCGCCGTCTGGGGAAAACTGACAGCAGTCACCATGCACCGACAAGGCATGGAGTTCACTCACCCTTCTAGCCGAAGTGACGGCGAGCAGAAGGGCGGTTTTCATGGAAAGCCATTTGAGGTCAGCACCCCCAAGAGGTTCAAAGGGGGGACGCTGAAGGGCCCCAAGGACGACATCCAAGTCCCAGGGGGGCACTGCAGGACCGGCGGTACGCACCATAAGTCGCTGGGCCCCTCGAAGAAACCGGGAAATGAGCACACAGTCCTCCGTACTCAGTGCAATTTCCCCGATGCGCACTGCCGTGATTGCTGCCACCAACCCTCGCAGTGTTACAGCAGCCTTCTGTGCCTCAAGCTGGGACTGCAGGAACCGCAGGATCTCCTGAGCTGAGGCCAAATAGGGGTCCACCTGGTGAGACACACACCAGGTGGTAAACACCTGCCAAGGGTATGAATAGGCAGCCCTCGTGGATTGAGCCTGGGCATACTGGATTGTCGCCACCACAGGCTCCGGCAACCCTAAGGCTAGGAGCCTGTCCCTCTCAGGGGCCAAGCCACCAGCCTGATCCCCTCTGGAAAGGGGTGGAACAGGGCTCCGTTCGCCTGGGAGAGCAGGTCCCTCCGGTGCGGGAGCTCCCATGGCAACCCGTCCAGCAGGGGTGGAATCGCTGAGAACCACAGCATGTGGGGCCACAGAGGAGCCACCAGTATAAGCTGCACACGCTCCACCAGAACTCTTCGGAGAAGAGGCTGGAGAAGGGTGAAGGGAGGAAAGGCGTAGAGCAGAACCCAGGGCCAAGGATGCGCCAGAGCATCCCAACCCATGGGGGGATCGTCGTTCCTCAGGGAGAAAAAGAGCGGGCAATGCCTCGACTCCTTGGAAGCAAACAGGTCGACCTCTGCCCTGCCCAAGCGGCGCCATATCTCGGAGACCACCTGAGGGTGGAGTCTCCACTCCCCCAGATGGGGCCCTCCCCACGACATGATGTCTGCCGCAGAGTTCAGTGCCCCTGGCACGTGCACGGCTCTGAGCGAGAGGAAGTGTGGGTGAGCCAACTGCCACAGGATGGTTGCGAGCTTGCACAGGGCAGGGGAGCCGAGCCCCCCCTGTCTGTTGATGTAAGCGGCTGTCACTGTGCTGTCGGTGCGGACAATGACGTGGTGACCCTTTAGCCTTGGCAGGAAACGACTCAGAGCGAGG
The sequence above is drawn from the Sparus aurata chromosome 21, fSpaAur1.1, whole genome shotgun sequence genome and encodes:
- the LOC115572863 gene encoding tripartite motif-containing protein 16-like, which produces MAQQNNQLDRAKFCCSVCLDLLKDPVTIPCGHSYCMNCIQSYWDTEDEKKTHSCPQCRQSFTPRPVLVKNTMLADLVEELKKTGLQAAPADHCYAGPEDVACDVCTGRKLRAVKSCLSCPASYCEKHLHRHYDVPPLKKHKLVEPSEKLQENICSRHNEVMMMFCHTDQQCICYLCSVDEHKGHDTVSAAAERTERQRELEGSRHNIQQRIQDREEDVKLLQQEVEAINGSADKAVEHSEKIFTQLIRLMEERRSDVKQQVRSQQETEVNRVKELQEKLEQEITELKRKDAELKKLSHTEDHNQFLHNYPSLSALSESTHSSSINICPLNYFKDVTAAVSELRDKLQDVLIETWTNISLTVTQVDVLLSNPQPEPETRAGFLRYSREITLDPNTAHTKLLLSEGNRKVIRIRQQQSYSSHPDRFTGSVQVLSRESLTGRCYWEVEWRGGVDVAVAYKNISRAGRVSEFGQNDKSWSLHCDDDSYNFYHNDVHTRVSGPRSSRVGVYLDHRAGILSFYSVSETMTLLHRVQTTFTQPLYAGLYVYSDSTAEFCKLK